A single Cellulomonas sp. SLBN-39 DNA region contains:
- a CDS encoding sensor histidine kinase: MTTTQAPQVRMQDRPDLGAWWRRWGGTVVAAAVVAAFLLVTRAQGYSQGNPDGSYTTVGIVALLPGVRLLLVVAGTVSVLSVLLSRVWPLRATALALAPFGVVPWTQWFVWGWLLALLAIMVLVAARRPVQALAPYAAALGVAGWFCGSSAAAQTPIGAVTAGGSGAEYEVLTLVLYAFWFTATLAVAIAVGAAGRSRQQQRAAVVQERRARDVEQLVQERARMARDLHDVVAHHVSLIAVRAESAPYQHPDLDPAARQVLVEIADDARAALGELRQALSVLRRTDADPGELAPQPDASAVDGLLATAVSAGQRVDVVGSWQGVPAGPGYVLYRAVQEGLTNARRHAPAATVRVERTQDDGRVGFTMTNDAPGATAVVVGRGLLGMRERVEALGGRVEATATGERFVLTVDLPEQAAP; this comes from the coding sequence GTGACGACGACGCAGGCACCGCAGGTGCGCATGCAGGACCGGCCCGACCTCGGGGCGTGGTGGCGCCGGTGGGGCGGCACGGTCGTCGCCGCGGCGGTGGTCGCGGCGTTCCTGCTCGTGACGCGGGCCCAGGGGTACTCCCAGGGGAATCCCGACGGGTCGTACACGACGGTCGGCATCGTCGCGCTGCTGCCAGGTGTCCGCCTGCTGCTGGTGGTCGCCGGGACGGTCTCTGTCCTCAGCGTGCTGCTGTCGCGGGTCTGGCCGCTGCGCGCCACGGCGCTCGCACTCGCACCGTTCGGGGTCGTCCCCTGGACGCAGTGGTTCGTGTGGGGCTGGCTGCTCGCCCTGCTGGCGATCATGGTGCTGGTCGCGGCCCGTCGCCCCGTCCAGGCGCTCGCCCCCTACGCAGCCGCCCTCGGCGTCGCCGGGTGGTTCTGCGGCTCGTCGGCCGCGGCGCAGACACCGATCGGCGCCGTCACGGCCGGCGGGTCCGGCGCGGAGTACGAGGTGCTCACCCTCGTCCTGTACGCCTTCTGGTTCACCGCGACGCTCGCAGTCGCGATCGCCGTCGGGGCCGCCGGCCGGAGCCGGCAGCAGCAGCGGGCCGCGGTGGTGCAGGAGCGGCGGGCGCGGGACGTCGAGCAGCTCGTGCAGGAGCGGGCGCGGATGGCGCGCGACCTGCACGACGTCGTGGCCCACCACGTCTCGCTCATCGCCGTGCGGGCCGAGTCCGCGCCCTACCAGCACCCCGACCTCGACCCCGCGGCCCGGCAGGTGCTCGTCGAGATCGCCGACGACGCCCGCGCCGCGCTCGGCGAGCTCCGCCAGGCCCTGAGCGTCCTGCGCCGCACCGACGCCGACCCCGGCGAGCTCGCGCCGCAGCCCGACGCGTCCGCCGTCGACGGCCTCCTCGCCACGGCCGTGAGCGCGGGGCAGCGCGTCGACGTCGTCGGCTCGTGGCAGGGTGTGCCCGCCGGCCCCGGCTACGTGCTGTACCGGGCTGTGCAGGAAGGGCTGACCAACGCGCGCCGGCACGCACCGGCCGCCACGGTCCGGGTCGAGCGCACGCAGGACGACGGCAGGGTGGGGTTCACGATGACGAACGACGCACCGGGTGCCACCGCGGTGGTGGTGGGGCGGGGGCTGCTGGGCATGCGCGAGCGCGTCGAGGCGCTGGGCGGCCGCGTCGAGGCCACGGCGACCGGGGAGCGGTTCGTGCTCACGGTCGACCTGCCCGAGCAGGCGGCCCCGTGA
- a CDS encoding response regulator transcription factor → MTRVVVADDQAVVRARFAAILDSAPDLTVVGEAADGVELVDLVARHGPDVAVVDVRMPRLDGIAATRAVVAEHPGTRVLVLTTFDLDEYVYDALRAGASGFLLKDVTAPRLVEAVRLVADGSMLLGPSVTRRLVEDFSRRTAAPAEDVPLHLLTPREREVLVAVARGLSNAEIAAELFVSEPTVKSHVSEVLRKLRRRDRVQLVVTAYETGLVGPGTAAARAG, encoded by the coding sequence GTGACGCGGGTGGTCGTCGCCGACGACCAGGCGGTCGTCCGGGCCAGGTTCGCGGCCATCCTCGACTCGGCACCCGACCTCACCGTGGTGGGCGAGGCGGCCGACGGCGTCGAGCTCGTCGACCTCGTCGCGCGGCACGGGCCGGACGTCGCCGTGGTCGACGTGCGCATGCCGCGCCTCGACGGCATCGCCGCGACCCGCGCGGTCGTCGCCGAGCACCCCGGCACCCGCGTGCTCGTGCTCACCACGTTCGACCTCGACGAGTACGTGTACGACGCGCTGCGCGCCGGGGCGTCCGGGTTCCTGCTCAAGGACGTCACCGCGCCGCGGCTGGTCGAGGCCGTGCGGCTCGTCGCCGACGGCTCCATGCTGCTGGGCCCGTCGGTCACCCGCCGGCTCGTCGAGGACTTCTCCCGCCGCACGGCGGCGCCCGCCGAGGACGTGCCGCTGCACCTGCTCACGCCCCGCGAGCGCGAGGTCCTCGTCGCCGTCGCCCGCGGCCTGTCGAACGCGGAGATCGCCGCCGAGCTGTTCGTCTCCGAGCCGACCGTGAAGTCCCACGTCTCGGAGGTGCTGCGCAAGCTGCGCCGCCGCGACCGCGTCCAGCTCGTCGTCACGGCCTACGAGACGGGCCTCGTCGGTCCGGGAACCGCCGCCGCGCGGGCGGGGTGA
- a CDS encoding phosphoribosyltransferase family protein: MLDARLKRSIRWLGDRTDPDLRADTTGWWRDAETLALLGPALAALFPEASPTVVVGPESHGSLLGPLVASHVGTGFVAIEKDPGRSADSDAWLEVMTPPDYRDRQLRLGMRKTLLQAGDRVLFVDDWVATGAQVEACRALVGRSGAQWVGAAVVVDGCERPQVRRAVDLRALVHVRDL, translated from the coding sequence GTGCTCGATGCGCGCCTGAAGAGGTCGATCCGCTGGCTCGGTGACCGGACCGACCCCGACCTCCGGGCCGACACCACGGGCTGGTGGCGTGACGCCGAGACGCTCGCGCTCCTGGGCCCGGCCTTGGCGGCGCTGTTCCCCGAGGCGTCGCCGACCGTCGTCGTGGGGCCGGAGTCGCACGGGTCGCTCCTCGGCCCGCTCGTCGCCTCGCACGTCGGGACGGGGTTCGTCGCCATCGAGAAGGATCCCGGCAGGAGTGCCGACTCCGACGCCTGGCTCGAGGTCATGACCCCGCCCGACTACCGCGACCGTCAGCTGCGCCTCGGGATGCGCAAGACGCTGCTGCAGGCGGGCGACCGGGTCCTCTTCGTCGACGACTGGGTCGCGACCGGCGCCCAGGTCGAGGCGTGCCGCGCACTGGTGGGACGCAGCGGGGCGCAGTGGGTCGGTGCGGCCGTCGTCGTCGACGGGTGCGAGCGTCCGCAGGTGCGCCGGGCCGTCGACCTGCGCGCCCTGGTCCACGTCCGGGACCTGTGA